atttcacctaaatctaTGTTGCGATCGGATTGATTTGATACTTGGCATGGATTTTTAGTTTGGATGACATTGCAAGTATTACAAAAaagattaacaaaaaagtaaaaccgactccaaaaaaataaaaaaataacaaaaaatggaaccaactacaaaacccttgaaaatatttatacttttatatttttagaaatatatatatactgtgctactagctcgaagtcggtgactcagcacgaaccagcagCAGTGGAATAATAGTCggctacctcacctacatactataactctgggtcgtgctgagtcaccgacttcgagctagtaggtacctagaaacatattttcaagggttttgtagttggttccactttttgttatttttttatttttttgcagtcggttttactttttcgtttaaaaagtacatttcacaacgattccattaagcccaaataCGACTTAGTTATGTTGTttaataacagagttccgttgtctaccttctggcttcagcatcagatcagttcgaaagaatcattaacttaaatcttcttcttagtcgcttatttaggtatattaatcatgatcgtttatagacgagcgagcattacttagctttgaccaGTTCCGTTGGTTagctacggtcttcttcatgaggtccaggttaccaaatgatactttcagaatgtaaatgcttatcttaatgcttaaaatgccaaaatcgccataggtgtgcctataaaatttgaggtttgccctcgatttccctaggattccatcatcagatcttgacttggtaaCAATGGGACCACTTCAaaagagttttgaaaatcgatccacaattgactgagtaatcggtgaacatacattacaaagaaaaaaaatacaaacattggaacatagaacctcctccttttttggagtcggttaaaaaataggaGAAAACGGCATGTTAACAAGACAGATCCCATCCCATTTATATTAGTCGATTCAGTggtttaatattgtaaatgcgatagtttgcaagtctgtttgtttgtttgttaccacttcacgtctaaaccattgaatcaatttagatgaagtttggtatacagattttgagtcccggagaaggacatagaataggtagttttaatcccggaaaatggcatagttcctgcgggatagcgataaactagcTTGACTTTTTTTAGAGGCAGACGGATGGTCCAGTCTCATACTCAAATACGATTTCAAGTGGCCCCTCCACCTGCTGTTCACTCCTGAAGTGTTGGCTCGGTACAACGACATGTTCCGACTACTGCTGCGAATAAAGAAGACGCAACACGACTTGCATTCCCTTTGGAAGACTTACAAGCAGTCTGCGAAGTGAGTACCGTTaaagaatcctactaatataataaagcgacagtgtatgtttgttacttcttcacgctaaaactgctggacggatgtgaatgaaatttggtacatagaaaggtggacatctggaataacacaagctactttttatcccgatattcccacgggattatTGTTGAAATTTTTTTCGAGTTTTTTGCCGGATTTTTCCCTTCAGAGGTGTTTTTCTGAACCAATGGTAGATTTACGACGTTGATACGCCTaagttgtataaaaatatgttgAACTTTGGGTTAATTACTTTGGTAGATTTACAAAATTTCTAAATGTTGCAGTTTTTCCATGTGCCAACTTCACAATAAGCTGATGTTCCTGGTAAATAACCTCCAACACTACATGCAGGCAGATGTGTTGGACACTTCCTTCTCTAAGCTCATGGATGCCGTTAACAAGACTAACGACTTTGAGAAGTTGAAGAAAGCCCATGCTACGTTCTTGGCCGATGTTTTGAGTCAGTCGTTTTTGACAATATCTACtgtaagtttttgttgaaatagTAATTGAACTTAAGCACtgagagttccgtacaaatttttagGTATGCCAAAATATATTAGGTTTGAAACCGCCGCATTTATAAATATCCGGCATTCAATTGTTCTGTAAATGAAATTATTCTGTGTCTAAATATTTCAAAGCTCGGCAAACgtaagacgctaagaaaacaactgaataaataaataatggttacccgccaatacagggagCTGCAACAAAATTCGGaatactctcgtattaaataatatttgcgtgAGTAAAACTATACGTACATCTATTTCcgaattgcgtagtagccctcctgacTGTCACTTTTTTcaagtcgtctaccatagataatgctaagcaagttattccaacatgctaaaaaactatttattattattattgctaaagaaagtaagtatataaatttaaaatataaaattaacgaAGTTTCATTATGCctggaaaaaaattatggtgTAAAATATTGGGTTATAccgtaataaatatgtaaataaataataaagatgtaaataaaacgttggctgacttgaaacctctagTCTGAAAtgacttacctacttactttttaaaactcccttgagaagaaaaactgTACGtgaatccataattcccgcgggaactattgaGGCCATtatcctttagtatacaggcatcaaataacatcattgacgagcaagtgtgatgaaaaataacattttgatggcgccttttgagaggcgaGTAAATAGTGTAGATAATCTCGGTCTACCTACGAAATTATTAATCGTagcgctctaccttgatcaagggctagtGCCGGCGCTGGGGaacgtgtcaaaataataaagttaaaaaaaatggatgaaatacataatggtcatttgataTTTAATCTTCGGTGAAACTATTgcttaaatacaaacttttatgaTCGTTTAATCTACAGATTGGTTTCGGTTACgttaggtttatttataaaaatcctgtaaAGATGCATTTAAAATTGCATTACCTAtatcaaatgaccattatgtatttGGCAATTATTCTTTTGAAACTTTATGTAATTTGATACATACCCCTGCACTGCCACTAATTAGAACGAAGAAGCAGATGCCGTAGCTAAATCGACCTGAATTATTATCATGCAacatcataaatattttaaatcttCCAGTCAGCAAATAGCGATAGCCCTTGCGATACCAAGGACTCTTTGAGCAACCCTGTCTTTTGCAACATAATGGAGCTGCTCAAACTGTGCCATTCATTCTGCAATATGAGCAACTCGGCTACGGACAGGGAATCCGAAGACTATTATATCAGAGGATATTCTGAAAGGTAAAACATtacttgaattaaaataaatagaggATAGAATAGGTTATTTGACGGGATCCTCCACTAAACCTTAGAACGTTAGTGCTAATTTCGTTACTTCTACCAAAGTTAGATATGATTTTCATTAGCCTTATTATTATCATGGCTAAACTTGTATAACCTAATTATTTGCTGAACCTAAGTTAAAAAATTTCCTAATCATTTTCTATAATGTTCATAATCCCTAATATCTGAAGCCACAACAgtcatttgccataattaatagATCATACGGTACGGAGTGGCACGCGAGCGAGCAAAACCGTTTTGAGCAGAAACGACTTGGATAAGTTGGGTTTAGAAGGTTAAGCCGGGAGTGAAGCTTGTAATTTCAACGGTTCTCTTACGACTCGACTCGACTCAACCCCGTATAAATCTGTCGTGATCTCGTGATGTATAAACTTTAGGTTTTGATtaatgtttcatttttaattatctgTTTTCAGGTTCAACAAATTAGTGAAGCAGTTGATGCAACTGCTCCTCTCGCTTCGGGACCGTCCCTGCGGCTTGTTCCTCGCTCGCCTGCTCATGAGATTAGACTACAACCGGTGGCTGAGCGGGGAAGCACAGCTCACTCAGTCTGTTACCAATATGTTACAATAAGGTCATTACGCTGTGTTACATTTGTTCTTTGGTTTATCTGCATTTTGGATCTTTTTATAACCTAGAGCCTAGACTTTTAATGTGACTTGCAAGCACCGCCTCAAGTCTCTAGTTctctctaaataaataattgtcaaTTCTTTAATATGgcttaaaaaattataatgacCATTTTCGCTAGCAATTATGTGCAACAAACAACcatataattttactaaataacATGCCAGTTTGCAAATAAAGTTAACATaaatgggtcgatcaactttttcttctaTCTCATTGCCAAGGCAACTGTTTAAAACTTTGAGTTTGTTTAGGTTTTATGTGGTTAAATTTCATCGAGggtacatttttgtcgtagttatcagcccattattttttacttcatctcctaagcacattagtagcatataatgaaagtttttttaaaaactcagTCACTGTTGTCTTTTGGATTGGATAATGgaacagaataaaaaataagaaaatttgattggcccaaatatcTAGAATCACATGGTATAAATATGAACACAATTtgcatttatataaaataaattaacaattctcagtaaaactttgttttattttaactgtCGTCATCGTCGTCTATACTCTCTTCTACTAACATAGGAGTGCCAGAAGCCTTGCTTTCTAAAGCTTGTTGCTCGGTTTGTTTCATGAACTTCTTTATAAGGATGCACTTGGTCATATCACAAGAGCATGGTAGGGGGTGTTCTATGTCGGCTGGGTCCAGCATTGTGAACTCCAGATTGTATCTGTAAAAAGAAAATACTCTTTATGGTTAGCTGATTTGCCATTTACAGGTTCAATTTTAAAACTAGCGAAGGCAAGCCTTACTACTAGTATTAAATGGTGGCTTACATAGTTCTCTTTCTTAGAGGGACATATCTATCAATAGGTAGGAAAAAATCACTTGTAATGGTAGTATAGGGTGTTTACTATTCTATTAAGTAAGGTAAGTTCATAATTTATTGCGAATGACAGGATAGTGAATGAACTATTAAAAGACTAATATCTATGTGACATTGTTCAAAGTCATTGACATATGGACATCATGAtgttcaaaattctttttttgggATTTTTCTGACTATTCGAAAAAAGAGTATGCACAAAAAATGTtcacaaaagcttgtaaatattctacattacaagcttttgtttatcTTTAAATTTTTGTCGAAATTACTGACTTCAGTAGTCATATTGGCTTGAAGTCTATTACATATTAGATTGAATTATTAGCAAAAAAGGTTACATTAAAactatgttttaaaaacaacttATTTAACTATCATTTCTTCTGTAGCTCCGTTCTAACAAACACTCGCGCAATTACCAGCAAGTCGTAAGAAATACTTTACCTTCTTCCATTAAGTGGATCCCTGTTCATGTCCAATTGAAATGCAATTGGCTCGCTAGCTTCAACCTCTAGCTCTTCTGGCAACACTATGATAGTTTGTTTCCAGTGAGTTTCAGGGCTGGAGGGTGCAGTGCTGAGAACTTCCCTTCCTAACTCAGTTGATAATTCTGGGAACATACATTCGAACCACACACAGATACCTTGGTATTTGCCTGTCTTATTTGCACCTGTAAATAATAAAGGGTAAAATATTATTCTTCACAGTTGGTAGAGTGAGATAACTGAATTGCagaccagggtggaacttttagATGATCAATTTCTAGATCATAAAAGAAGAATAGTGTAATGTTCTTATTCCTTTGCAAATCATAAATCACCCTCATCAATCCGATATTTAACAGTCTTTAGAAGGATTGTGTTGGTTTAAGAACTTTATtctcataaataattattacaattcacttacatgagaaaaactactttaaaattaaaaacaaattctagatttttttttgctgtttgtaTGGATTTGCAGCGAaagggttccaccctggtaggCAGTTCCATTTTTTCACTATACAGTGTTTTAGCAATATGGTAAgtatttcactattttttatttattttcaaatcaaagcTTGAAAATGGATATTTTCAGTAATCACATGACAATTGACCATGCAATGTCAATGCCAAAAATTGGTGAATAAAAGATAAAACCCTTCTATTTATAAAACGTGTATGCTATGGCTTATACATACCAACAACATGTTGTATAGTAAAGGAGTTCAAGTCTTCCGGCATGTCTTCCTTGAGATTTATCCAAGCCATTGCTATCTCCTCTCCCATAACTTCATTAGCACTAATAGTCTGAATTTCAGGCTTCTGACTCTTGCTAGTTCTGAGTTCTTTCGCAAATGTTGACATGGAAACGCCATACACATCATTCCATTTATCATATAATGAGCTGACACTGAAATTTGATTAGATATTTTCTAGCAGACTGTTTTTAATCatgataaaatgtacatagtacaAATTCTATGTTGGATTTGAATAtttaaatcaaatacataaaaataccaTGCCAAAGTTGTATAAAAACTGTGTATTGTACAAAACTAGAGCCCAAACCAAAATTTCCAGCTAGTTGACAAGATGATTTAAAGCTGTCTTCCAGTAGGAAAACAGAACATATGACTCATAGTAACTAGTAATTTTTCCAATTCAGCAACATATTCAAATACAATATACTGAACGGCAAAAACTCTggctctcaaatgtatgcagtaatggGGTAATGTTGTATGCAGAGGGCCagattttgtgccgctgagtatagtaTTTTCTATCTAACATGTGATTTCTAAAACTAGTCCCCTGATCATGAAGCACTGCAATAAATGCCTGAACAGAGTTCTAACTTACCTACATGGAGCAACATAAACAGTAGCACTCTCTGGGAACATCTCTCCATTCTCCTTCAGGAACTTGTGCCTAGCAAAAAGAACAGAGTCCAGCATACCCTCATGCAACAAGAAAAATCCCATCCATTCTGACACTATGGCATCAACTTTTATGTTATTTGGCAAAACAACATCTTCAACTCTACTGTGGATCACCTGAAAttcatattttaattgttttcagttaatttgtaaataaaaaaagcaactAAATATGCCCAAATTAATCTAAAAAGATTGAATTTGtgtaatatacatatatgagGCCATTCATAAAatatgtcataattttgacaacataatagcaaaaaaaaaattaaacagacTTCAATTTAGATTGGATCCATGCTCATACTAAAAGTTGACAGGGAAGGATAGAGAAGATCAGATAAGTACCTCAATTACTTCTTCAAACTTATTTTCCTTAACAATATCTCGGGCTATATTTGCCAGATTACTTGCTTCAATAGCATACACTTTTTTTGCACCAGCTTGGGCGCAGAAGATTGACAGAATCCCAGTTCCACAGCCCACATCCATAACAACTTTATCTTTGAAATATGTTTTGTTGCCTAATATCGCTTTCTGATAGGCTACGGTCCTGGGTACATCATTGAGCATTAATTTGTGAATCTAGAAAAAATGTGTCAAGTTACATTATGAGGAATTTCTGAAAAACGACggaaaaaaccatgaaaaaacaCTGAAAAATAGAGGTTACCTCTAAGTCTTCATAGCTGCAAAAGTACTCTTCATTGAAAT
This portion of the Choristoneura fumiferana chromosome 14, NRCan_CFum_1, whole genome shotgun sequence genome encodes:
- the Art8 gene encoding arginine methyltransferase 8, with product MDFNEEYFCSYEDLEIHKLMLNDVPRTVAYQKAILGNKTYFKDKVVMDVGCGTGILSIFCAQAGAKKVYAIEASNLANIARDIVKENKFEEVIEVIHSRVEDVVLPNNIKVDAIVSEWMGFFLLHEGMLDSVLFARHKFLKENGEMFPESATVYVAPCSVSSLYDKWNDVYGVSMSTFAKELRTSKSQKPEIQTISANEVMGEEIAMAWINLKEDMPEDLNSFTIQHVVGANKTGKYQGICVWFECMFPELSTELGREVLSTAPSSPETHWKQTIIVLPEELEVEASEPIAFQLDMNRDPLNGRRYNLEFTMLDPADIEHPLPCSCDMTKCILIKKFMKQTEQQALESKASGTPMLVEESIDDDDDS